A genomic segment from Halomicroarcula saliterrae encodes:
- a CDS encoding DNA-directed RNA polymerase subunit H, whose translation MVDVSQHDLVPDHSVVDEADLEAVLDEYDIKKTDLPKIKRADPGLPDDAEVGDVIRIERDSRTTDTAVVYRLVVE comes from the coding sequence ATGGTAGATGTAAGTCAACACGACCTCGTTCCCGACCACAGCGTCGTCGACGAGGCTGACCTCGAAGCAGTGCTCGACGAGTACGACATCAAGAAGACCGACCTCCCGAAGATCAAACGCGCCGACCCGGGACTCCCGGACGACGCGGAGGTCGGCGATGTCATCCGCATCGAACGCGACTCGCGAACCACCGATACCGCCGTCGTCTATCGACTGGTGGTCGAATAA